Proteins from one Sporichthya brevicatena genomic window:
- a CDS encoding FadR/GntR family transcriptional regulator, whose protein sequence is MATEERLAGTPTDQAFSVMAVQRPRQQVETQIREAIRSGVLGPGHKLPSEMALAQDFGVSRTTVREALRTLVADGLVQKVPGAGGGSFVRSLNHESFSEELGQDLENLLRVGSFGYQEASQVRRFLEVPAARLAAQNRTEEHLVTLRQIIAEEKSISHDDPAVPDLDVRFHSAISEASGNRVVAAFVSALHQVAQPVDHLHLDAEVGRRTVRQHVAIVRAIENGDPKAAEQAMLTHLDYLEKHQIL, encoded by the coding sequence GTGGCGACGGAGGAGCGGCTCGCTGGCACCCCGACCGACCAGGCGTTCTCGGTGATGGCGGTGCAGCGGCCGCGGCAGCAGGTGGAGACCCAGATTCGCGAAGCGATTCGCTCAGGGGTCCTCGGCCCGGGTCACAAGCTGCCCAGCGAGATGGCTCTGGCGCAGGATTTCGGGGTGTCTCGCACGACGGTGCGCGAGGCGTTGCGCACGTTGGTCGCGGACGGACTGGTCCAGAAGGTTCCGGGGGCCGGCGGCGGCAGCTTCGTGCGCAGCCTCAACCACGAGTCCTTCAGCGAGGAACTGGGCCAGGATCTGGAGAACCTGCTCCGGGTCGGCTCGTTCGGCTACCAGGAAGCCAGCCAGGTTCGGCGCTTCCTCGAGGTTCCGGCCGCGCGCCTGGCTGCCCAGAACCGCACGGAGGAGCATCTGGTGACGCTGCGCCAGATCATTGCCGAGGAGAAGTCGATCTCCCACGACGATCCGGCCGTGCCCGACCTGGACGTCCGATTCCATTCGGCGATCAGCGAGGCTTCGGGCAACCGGGTGGTCGCTGCCTTCGTCAGCGCGCTGCACCAGGTGGCGCAACCGGTCGACCACCTCCACCTCGACGCCGAGGTGGGTCGTCGTACCGTTCGCCAGCACGTGGCGATCGTCCGCGCCATCGAGAACGGCGACCCCAAGGCCGCGGAGCAAGCCATGTTGACCCATCTGGACTACTTGGAGAAGCACCAGATTCTCTGA
- a CDS encoding CoA transferase codes for MPEPTGETPGSPLPLDGIRVIDLTTSYAGPTAAMLLADMGADVIKVETPRGDDTRAWGPPFLEGESTWFLSVNRNKRSICLDLHLEADRATLFSLLETANALLVSVNPAKLARLGLDPDDIAERFPGLIFCTLSGFGLDGPHAALPGYDLIAQARSGMMSVTGPSADSPQRMSTAVTDVVAGLVAAFSVAAALVRQRSSGTGEVIDVSLLESALLLMAPRMASFLAGGDEPEPCNATDSVLTPYQAFATADRKIVVAAGNDAMWRRLCTAIGGTELLTDRRFATTAGRQAARDEIAEALSELLRHGSADEWLERLAANGVPAAMVQSASEVVKDPQLIARGALVEQDHPVAGPHTVVGAPWRLRSNPNRAPRRAAPMLGEHTEEVLKSISPETPA; via the coding sequence ATGCCGGAGCCCACCGGTGAGACTCCGGGGAGTCCGCTGCCCCTGGACGGCATCCGCGTCATCGACCTCACGACGTCCTACGCGGGGCCGACCGCCGCGATGCTGCTGGCGGACATGGGCGCAGACGTCATCAAGGTCGAGACGCCGCGGGGCGACGACACCCGAGCCTGGGGGCCGCCCTTCCTCGAAGGCGAGTCGACGTGGTTCCTGTCCGTGAACCGCAACAAACGCAGCATCTGCCTCGACCTGCACCTCGAGGCCGACCGTGCCACGCTCTTCTCGCTCCTCGAGACCGCCAACGCCCTACTGGTCAGCGTGAACCCGGCAAAGCTCGCGCGCCTCGGGCTCGACCCGGACGACATCGCGGAGCGGTTCCCGGGCCTCATCTTCTGCACGCTCTCCGGGTTCGGCCTGGACGGGCCCCACGCCGCGCTCCCGGGTTACGACCTGATTGCCCAGGCTCGTTCCGGCATGATGAGCGTCACCGGCCCGTCCGCCGATTCACCTCAGCGCATGAGCACGGCTGTGACGGACGTCGTCGCGGGCCTGGTGGCCGCCTTTTCGGTGGCTGCTGCCCTCGTCCGCCAACGGAGCTCAGGGACTGGTGAAGTCATTGACGTCTCGTTGCTGGAGTCCGCACTCCTGCTGATGGCACCACGGATGGCGTCGTTTCTCGCCGGCGGCGACGAACCGGAGCCCTGCAACGCCACCGACTCCGTCCTCACGCCCTATCAGGCCTTCGCCACGGCCGACCGCAAGATCGTGGTGGCTGCGGGCAACGACGCCATGTGGCGGCGGTTGTGCACCGCCATCGGCGGAACCGAACTGCTCACCGACCGCCGCTTCGCCACGACCGCGGGACGGCAGGCCGCACGCGACGAGATCGCCGAGGCCTTGAGTGAACTGCTCCGCCACGGCTCCGCGGACGAGTGGCTGGAGCGACTGGCCGCCAACGGCGTCCCGGCGGCGATGGTGCAGAGCGCGAGCGAGGTCGTGAAGGATCCACAACTCATCGCCCGTGGTGCACTCGTGGAGCAGGACCACCCTGTCGCCGGCCCCCACACGGTCGTGGGTGCACCGTGGCGACTGCGTTCGAACCCGAATCGGGCACCGCGGCGTGCCGCTCCGATGTTGGGCGAGCACACCGAGGAGGTGCTGAAGTCGATCAGCCCGGAGACGCCCGCGTGA
- a CDS encoding enoyl-CoA hydratase/isomerase family protein, with amino-acid sequence MTEHGEPLVRTAGVGSSTWLTLNRPASLNALNAQLLDELEAGLERALADPAVRVVVLVGAGDRAFSAGADLDELTGLDSAAALAVLSRGHRLFRRIESAPKPVVAAVDGYALGGGFELALSCHLMVATQRARFGLPEATLGLIPGYGGTQRLTEAVGRRLALQVMLTGAKLTAQQMWEAGVLAAAPVEPEALADTVDTLVHELTRAGADATRAVLAAVVGSTPTLPLANEAGLGAIAISSDAGQAGIRAFRERSAK; translated from the coding sequence GTGACAGAGCACGGCGAACCCCTCGTTCGGACCGCCGGCGTCGGCTCGTCGACGTGGCTGACGCTCAACCGACCGGCGTCGTTGAACGCCCTGAACGCGCAACTGCTGGACGAGCTCGAGGCCGGACTCGAGCGCGCGCTCGCCGATCCGGCGGTGCGGGTCGTGGTCCTCGTCGGAGCGGGCGATCGCGCGTTCTCCGCCGGCGCGGATCTCGACGAGCTCACGGGGCTGGACAGCGCAGCTGCCCTCGCGGTGCTCTCACGCGGCCATCGGTTGTTCCGGCGCATCGAGTCCGCACCGAAGCCGGTCGTCGCTGCGGTCGACGGCTACGCGCTCGGGGGCGGCTTCGAGCTCGCGCTGTCGTGCCACCTGATGGTCGCCACGCAACGAGCCCGCTTCGGGCTGCCGGAGGCCACCCTCGGTCTCATCCCCGGTTACGGCGGAACGCAACGGCTGACGGAGGCTGTCGGTCGTCGACTGGCTCTTCAGGTCATGCTGACCGGCGCCAAGCTGACGGCCCAACAGATGTGGGAGGCCGGAGTGCTCGCCGCTGCGCCGGTCGAGCCCGAGGCTCTCGCCGACACCGTCGACACGTTGGTGCACGAGCTCACCCGCGCCGGCGCCGACGCGACGCGGGCTGTCCTCGCCGCCGTCGTCGGGTCGACACCGACCCTGCCGCTGGCGAACGAGGCGGGACTCGGCGCGATCGCCATCTCCTCGGACGCCGGCCAGGCCGGTATCCGGGCGTTCCGCGAGAGGTCCGCGAAGTGA
- a CDS encoding acyl-CoA dehydrogenase family protein: MSGVDPAVLDERTSDLSCTTEELEVRQRVRRVLAEHVRPYVLDADRTGAFPHSQYRALVDAGLGALPVAKSDGGNGCSTAAYAIAMEEITAVCGATSLVYMTQMHTAWPILRWGNQEQRDRFVPALCSGDIYGAIAISEPSGGSDVASLRTSARPDGDGYLINGAKTFITSGDVAGVIVVFATVDRSLGRRGVTAFLVEPERGGVTASRPMSKMGMHGSSTVELAFEDCRVPASAVLGEVGAGFPIAMSSVVKTRISAAGQGLGLATGALRAAVGWADERGLLDPRSPQGQPVQAELATLRAQVLAGRLLLLATARLVDTGDGSEVAEVSMAKLSLTELAVSVCDRVVDLMGGDGDRCGFEAERLLRDALVTRIYDGTNQIQQLLIARDTHTRTRAASSGSSTSGGREDRG; the protein is encoded by the coding sequence GTGAGCGGCGTCGACCCCGCGGTCCTCGACGAGCGCACCAGCGACCTCTCCTGCACGACCGAGGAACTCGAGGTGCGTCAGCGGGTCCGGCGGGTCCTCGCCGAGCACGTGCGTCCGTACGTGCTCGACGCCGACCGAACCGGCGCCTTCCCGCACTCCCAGTACCGCGCTCTGGTCGACGCCGGTCTCGGCGCCCTGCCGGTCGCGAAGTCCGACGGCGGCAACGGGTGCTCGACCGCGGCCTACGCGATCGCGATGGAGGAGATCACCGCGGTGTGCGGGGCCACCTCGCTCGTGTACATGACCCAGATGCACACCGCGTGGCCCATTCTGCGCTGGGGGAACCAGGAGCAGCGCGACCGCTTCGTTCCGGCCCTGTGCAGCGGGGACATCTACGGCGCGATCGCAATCTCTGAACCGTCCGGAGGTTCGGACGTGGCCAGCTTGCGCACGTCAGCCCGGCCCGACGGCGACGGCTACCTCATCAACGGGGCCAAGACGTTCATCACCTCCGGGGACGTGGCCGGGGTGATCGTCGTGTTCGCGACCGTCGACCGCAGCCTCGGCCGGCGGGGAGTGACCGCCTTCCTCGTCGAGCCGGAGCGAGGCGGCGTCACCGCGAGTCGACCGATGTCCAAGATGGGCATGCACGGCTCATCCACCGTGGAGTTGGCGTTCGAGGACTGCCGAGTGCCGGCGTCGGCCGTCCTCGGTGAGGTCGGAGCCGGGTTCCCGATCGCCATGTCCTCCGTCGTCAAGACCAGGATCAGCGCCGCCGGGCAAGGTCTCGGGCTGGCGACGGGAGCGCTCCGCGCCGCCGTGGGGTGGGCCGACGAGCGTGGGCTGCTCGACCCGCGATCCCCGCAGGGTCAGCCGGTGCAGGCCGAACTGGCCACGTTGCGGGCGCAGGTCCTCGCCGGTCGACTCCTGCTGCTGGCGACGGCCCGCCTGGTCGACACCGGCGACGGCAGCGAGGTCGCCGAGGTCTCGATGGCGAAGTTGTCGCTCACCGAGCTCGCTGTCTCGGTGTGCGACCGCGTCGTCGACCTGATGGGCGGCGACGGCGACCGGTGCGGCTTCGAGGCGGAACGGCTGCTGCGGGACGCCCTCGTCACCCGGATCTACGACGGGACCAACCAGATCCAGCAACTGCTGATCGCACGAGACACCCACACGCGCACACGCGCAGCCTCGTCCGGCAGTTCCACCTCAGGAGGAAGGGAAGACCGCGGATGA
- a CDS encoding 3-hydroxyacyl-CoA dehydrogenase family protein, which yields MNVAVIGAGTMGSGIAITTVLGGHDICLIDVDEPRVALGEEHVARFLDRSISLGKLSADEGTAARDRVRYSTTMKDASDADVVIEAVFEDVPVKQALFAQLDDICRPDTLFHSNTSTLSVTAIAAGSRLPGRVVGTHYCNPAPLMKLVEVVPARQSSDDAVARTVEFLGSIRKSVVMAKDVPGFIVNRFLVPFENDCIRALEAGRADVETIDAAVTKALGYPMGPFTLLDTVGLDIHYAVSMSLFDQLHDPRFAPPPLVSQMIAAGELGRKTGRGFYSYDKKLAFGA from the coding sequence ATGAACGTGGCTGTCATCGGAGCCGGGACCATGGGCTCGGGCATCGCCATCACCACGGTGCTCGGCGGGCACGACATCTGCCTCATCGACGTCGACGAGCCACGCGTCGCGCTCGGGGAGGAACACGTCGCCCGATTCCTCGATCGCAGCATCTCGCTCGGAAAGCTGAGCGCCGACGAGGGGACCGCGGCCCGCGACCGCGTGCGGTACAGCACGACGATGAAGGATGCGTCGGACGCCGACGTGGTGATCGAGGCCGTGTTCGAGGACGTCCCGGTCAAGCAGGCGCTGTTCGCACAGCTCGACGACATCTGCCGACCAGACACCTTGTTCCACTCGAACACCTCGACGCTCTCGGTCACTGCCATCGCCGCCGGTTCGCGGCTCCCGGGCCGGGTCGTCGGCACGCACTACTGCAACCCGGCACCGTTGATGAAACTCGTCGAGGTCGTACCGGCGCGGCAGAGCAGCGACGACGCCGTCGCCCGCACCGTCGAATTCCTGGGTTCGATCCGGAAGTCCGTGGTGATGGCGAAGGACGTCCCGGGATTCATCGTGAACCGGTTCCTTGTCCCGTTCGAGAACGACTGCATCCGCGCCCTCGAAGCGGGCCGGGCCGACGTCGAGACCATCGACGCGGCGGTGACGAAAGCCCTCGGCTACCCGATGGGCCCGTTCACGCTGCTCGACACGGTGGGGCTCGACATCCATTACGCCGTGTCGATGAGCCTGTTCGACCAGCTGCACGATCCGCGGTTCGCGCCACCGCCTTTGGTGAGCCAGATGATCGCCGCCGGTGAACTCGGCCGGAAGACAGGTCGCGGCTTCTACTCCTACGACAAGAAGTTGGCCTTCGGTGCCTGA
- a CDS encoding 3-hydroxyacyl-CoA dehydrogenase family protein — translation MPEGDTNVQTIGVVGSGVLGTGIAELCAEAGYTVISVGPDRVPDLSAVAAADIVIEALPSDEPSKAQALSEIGRHVGPDCLIATHSSSLSITRLATNVPRPERFAGLHFFPPPKKLRVVEVVRPRLASDATMEALRGLVETLGSHPLMVRDQPGLLVDHLLFPYLNQAIADYDDGLASAEDIQTAVQLGLGYPIGPLQLADRIGLDVLLQATENVYAATREQRFAPPPLLRELVDAGHLGNRTGAGLVVGTDR, via the coding sequence GTGCCTGAGGGGGACACGAACGTGCAGACCATCGGTGTCGTGGGCAGCGGCGTCCTGGGAACGGGGATCGCCGAGCTGTGTGCAGAGGCCGGGTACACCGTGATCTCCGTCGGCCCGGACCGAGTACCGGACCTGAGCGCGGTGGCCGCCGCGGACATCGTCATCGAGGCGCTCCCCTCCGACGAGCCGAGCAAGGCGCAAGCCCTGAGCGAGATCGGCCGGCACGTCGGTCCCGACTGCCTGATCGCCACCCACTCGTCCAGCCTGTCGATCACCCGCCTCGCGACCAACGTCCCGCGGCCGGAGCGATTCGCGGGACTTCACTTCTTTCCTCCGCCGAAGAAGCTGCGGGTCGTCGAGGTGGTGCGCCCCCGACTGGCATCGGACGCCACTATGGAGGCTCTGCGCGGGCTGGTCGAGACTCTCGGCAGCCATCCGCTGATGGTCCGCGACCAACCGGGCCTGCTGGTGGATCACCTGCTGTTCCCCTATCTGAACCAGGCAATCGCGGATTACGACGACGGGTTGGCGTCGGCCGAGGACATCCAGACGGCGGTTCAACTCGGGCTCGGCTATCCGATCGGACCGCTGCAGCTCGCCGACCGGATCGGTCTCGACGTCCTGCTCCAGGCGACGGAGAACGTGTACGCGGCGACGCGGGAACAGCGATTCGCCCCGCCGCCGCTGCTCCGCGAGCTCGTCGATGCCGGACACCTGGGCAACAGGACCGGTGCAGGTCTCGTCGTCGGGACAGACCGGTGA
- a CDS encoding enoyl-CoA hydratase-related protein, giving the protein MSEGYEDLIVATDGPTLRVTINRPEAGNKFRVRTAVELADVFRAFRASRDLRVAVLTGAGEKFFCIGGEHDPFDTYDYGNVMPIVDVYELIDSVPKPIVAAVNGFAVGGGNVLHTVCDLSIAADNAVFRQVGPSVGSFDAGYGTAYLEETVGRKRAKEMWFLNRKYSAQQALDMGLVNEVVPAAELSGRVDAVVAELLARGPQALAGLKAAFSGRHTGVVGQARMAHDLLLTQYLCTEEAREMSASFAERRTPDEKKFWR; this is encoded by the coding sequence GTGAGCGAGGGCTACGAGGACCTCATCGTCGCCACCGACGGCCCGACGCTGCGCGTCACGATCAACCGTCCCGAGGCCGGTAACAAGTTCCGGGTCCGGACGGCCGTCGAGCTGGCCGACGTCTTTCGCGCCTTCCGCGCGAGCCGCGACCTGCGGGTAGCCGTCCTGACCGGTGCGGGCGAGAAGTTCTTCTGCATCGGCGGTGAGCACGACCCGTTCGACACCTATGACTACGGCAACGTCATGCCGATCGTCGACGTGTACGAGCTGATCGACTCGGTGCCCAAGCCGATCGTCGCCGCCGTCAACGGCTTCGCCGTCGGCGGGGGCAACGTCCTGCACACGGTGTGCGACCTCAGCATCGCCGCGGACAACGCGGTCTTCCGCCAGGTCGGGCCGTCCGTCGGCAGCTTCGACGCCGGCTACGGCACGGCGTACCTCGAGGAGACCGTCGGGCGGAAGCGCGCCAAGGAGATGTGGTTCCTGAACCGCAAGTACTCGGCGCAGCAGGCGCTCGACATGGGCCTGGTCAACGAGGTCGTCCCCGCCGCCGAGCTGAGCGGCCGGGTCGACGCCGTGGTCGCCGAACTGCTCGCCCGAGGTCCGCAGGCCCTGGCGGGCCTGAAGGCCGCGTTCTCCGGACGCCACACCGGTGTCGTGGGCCAGGCACGGATGGCGCACGACCTCCTGCTGACGCAGTACCTCTGCACGGAGGAGGCGCGCGAGATGTCAGCCTCGTTCGCCGAGCGGCGTACACCGGACGAGAAGAAGTTCTGGCGATGA
- a CDS encoding acyl-CoA dehydrogenase family protein — MTDLLLQTVDAFAARQLYPAAALIDATDEVPASIVDTMREIGIVGLGDDDADLPDVLRVVEALGAGSAAVALLVVAPAATTGTARARTGLRGLRSGVQTGCDFPAEHRRLALAAGAAAIGAARHALKETARYLEQRRAFGQVLIDVPVLAAALRGREADLDDAASALWGCARDPLLGRAPDVARRATRAAVGATFDAIQLHGGYGYTTEYQVERIARDCISLRALLAELDDVAAARAS, encoded by the coding sequence ATGACCGACCTGCTGCTCCAGACCGTCGACGCTTTCGCGGCGCGGCAGCTCTACCCGGCGGCCGCACTCATCGACGCGACCGACGAGGTACCCGCGAGCATCGTCGACACCATGCGGGAGATCGGCATTGTCGGGTTGGGCGACGACGACGCCGATCTGCCCGATGTGCTGCGAGTCGTCGAGGCCTTGGGCGCAGGCAGTGCCGCGGTGGCGCTGCTCGTGGTGGCCCCGGCAGCGACCACCGGAACGGCCCGCGCACGGACCGGGCTCCGCGGACTGCGATCGGGCGTTCAGACCGGCTGCGACTTCCCGGCCGAGCACCGTCGGCTCGCTCTCGCGGCCGGCGCCGCCGCAATCGGCGCCGCGCGGCATGCGTTGAAGGAGACCGCCCGCTACCTCGAACAGCGTCGCGCCTTCGGGCAGGTTCTCATCGACGTCCCGGTCCTGGCGGCGGCCTTGCGCGGTCGCGAAGCCGACCTGGACGACGCGGCCTCCGCCCTGTGGGGGTGCGCCCGCGATCCTCTGCTGGGGCGAGCGCCGGACGTCGCCCGTCGGGCGACTCGTGCGGCAGTGGGCGCGACCTTCGATGCGATCCAACTGCACGGCGGGTACGGCTACACCACGGAGTATCAGGTCGAGCGCATCGCACGGGACTGCATCTCCCTCCGGGCGTTGCTCGCCGAGCTCGACGACGTCGCGGCTGCCCGGGCGAGCTGA
- a CDS encoding alpha/beta hydrolase: MASDRMRRLLEQLRAVPIRPDTSLELQRAAFDQMAQTFPVPDDVNVQAVEADGVPCEWVNANGPADPAGDDARPVLVYLHGGGYVIGSARSHRETVARFSRASGARALFVDYRLAPEHSCPAQVADVVTVYRWLLDQGVAGRDVVLTGESAGGGLTIATLVHLRESGLPRPAAAAVVSPWVDLTLTNRSHVDNLDDPLSTPEVMDTYRRWFNPARTFDDPRVSPVFADLHGLPPVYVTASRTERLRDDAVRLVERLRAAGVESDLDLLPDAVHAWTLFPHLPETTETVARIADFLTARLSPGARPTQEAR; this comes from the coding sequence ATGGCCAGCGACCGGATGCGGCGGCTCCTCGAGCAGTTGCGGGCCGTGCCGATTCGGCCGGACACGAGTCTGGAGCTCCAGCGCGCCGCGTTCGATCAGATGGCGCAGACGTTCCCGGTGCCGGACGACGTGAACGTGCAGGCTGTCGAGGCCGACGGCGTCCCGTGCGAGTGGGTGAACGCCAACGGCCCGGCCGATCCCGCCGGGGACGACGCCCGTCCCGTGCTGGTCTACCTGCACGGCGGCGGCTACGTCATCGGCAGCGCCCGAAGCCACCGGGAGACCGTCGCACGCTTCAGCCGTGCCTCCGGTGCCCGGGCCCTCTTCGTCGATTACCGCCTCGCGCCGGAACATTCGTGCCCCGCCCAGGTCGCCGACGTCGTCACCGTCTACCGATGGCTGCTCGACCAGGGCGTCGCCGGACGGGACGTGGTCCTGACCGGCGAGAGCGCCGGCGGCGGTCTGACGATCGCGACGCTTGTCCACCTGCGCGAGTCCGGACTGCCGCGCCCGGCCGCGGCCGCGGTGGTGTCGCCCTGGGTCGACCTGACCCTCACGAACCGCAGCCACGTCGACAACCTCGACGACCCGCTGTCCACGCCCGAGGTGATGGACACCTATCGCCGGTGGTTCAACCCCGCCCGCACTTTCGACGATCCCCGCGTCTCTCCGGTGTTCGCGGATCTGCACGGCCTGCCGCCGGTCTACGTGACCGCCAGCCGGACCGAACGCTTGCGCGACGACGCCGTCCGGCTCGTCGAGCGCCTGCGCGCCGCCGGGGTGGAGTCAGATCTCGACCTGCTGCCGGACGCGGTGCACGCCTGGACCTTGTTCCCCCACCTGCCCGAGACCACGGAGACCGTTGCGCGGATCGCTGACTTCCTCACCGCACGCCTCTCCCCCGGCGCACGACCCACCCAGGAAGCACGATGA
- a CDS encoding acyl-CoA dehydrogenase family protein — translation MTESSEKRAFRESVRRTIERHILPFVEEWEEKGIFPAHDLFPILGEAGLLGLEYAPEYGGQGADHTWTVILGEELGRIPSMGLFTAIAVQTDMATPSLHTYGSHDLKERYLRPAIEGRQVAAIAVTEPDAGSDVANIRTRAERDGDEWVINGSKLYITNGVQADWLCLLAVTGEPGPRGMSQIVVPTDVPGVVVSRSLRKLGNKASDTAEIALADVRVPVSNTIGTVDRGFHQQMQQFQHERMIGAYMAVGSMLMALAQTRQFVLERHAFGAPLANNQYIQFRLAELSAELDLLRTYTHACAESFVRGENTQRQTSISKLKAARLQREIADWCLQFHGGQGYMEETWTARYFRDARLLSIGGGADEVMLRVLARLDGLPA, via the coding sequence ATGACCGAGTCGAGTGAGAAGCGGGCGTTCCGCGAGAGCGTGCGCCGCACGATCGAGCGCCACATCCTCCCGTTCGTCGAGGAATGGGAGGAGAAGGGCATCTTCCCCGCCCACGACCTGTTCCCGATCCTCGGTGAGGCGGGCCTGCTCGGCCTGGAGTACGCGCCCGAGTACGGCGGTCAGGGCGCCGACCACACCTGGACGGTGATACTCGGCGAGGAGCTCGGACGGATCCCGTCGATGGGCCTGTTCACCGCCATCGCGGTGCAGACCGACATGGCGACGCCGTCGCTGCACACCTACGGCTCCCACGATCTGAAGGAGCGTTACCTTCGCCCCGCGATCGAGGGGCGACAGGTCGCCGCGATCGCCGTCACCGAACCTGACGCCGGATCCGACGTCGCCAACATCCGAACCCGTGCGGAGCGTGACGGGGACGAGTGGGTCATCAACGGCAGCAAGCTCTACATCACCAACGGCGTGCAGGCCGACTGGCTGTGCCTGCTCGCCGTGACCGGCGAGCCCGGGCCCCGCGGCATGTCCCAGATCGTCGTTCCGACCGATGTCCCCGGCGTGGTCGTCAGCCGTTCGCTCCGCAAGCTGGGGAACAAGGCCTCCGACACCGCCGAGATAGCCCTCGCGGACGTCCGGGTTCCGGTCTCCAACACGATCGGCACCGTCGACCGCGGGTTCCACCAGCAGATGCAACAGTTCCAGCACGAGCGGATGATCGGCGCCTACATGGCCGTCGGCAGCATGCTGATGGCCCTGGCGCAGACCCGACAGTTCGTCCTCGAGCGGCACGCCTTCGGCGCACCGCTCGCGAACAACCAGTACATCCAGTTCCGGCTCGCCGAACTGTCCGCCGAGCTCGACCTGCTCCGCACGTACACGCACGCCTGCGCCGAATCCTTCGTCCGCGGCGAGAACACCCAGCGCCAGACGTCGATCAGCAAGCTCAAGGCCGCCCGGCTCCAGCGTGAGATCGCGGACTGGTGCCTGCAGTTCCACGGCGGCCAGGGCTACATGGAGGAGACCTGGACCGCCCGGTACTTCCGCGACGCGCGCCTGCTCTCGATCGGCGGCGGGGCCGACGAAGTGATGCTCCGCGTGCTGGCCCGGCTGGACGGGCTGCCGGCCTGA
- a CDS encoding FAD-dependent oxidoreductase — translation MATDEFDVIVVGAGMAGLGCAGELVLRGARPLLICETAEVGSLFRATWIGKNRAFGQFPTRQHGYDWWFRLARALNVPLNLYPGPDVEATVRGSGAFHPLHRAVSSAALTETVAKIVGLPVEHLRPSFEDVMHRALAIPFDDLMQLHDVPLGQWVEDQKADELAAQIVLTLCANVNAVSVEEAREHLSVFGAFGYLRGFLCGEADMVIMNPDPREALAIPLARAIEARGGTVWRGRKVTEVPVANGRAGTVVLEDGTEVSAPAVALACGPSRIGALLNPVPDELHAPLANYDRMVPKNEFSTIAVLDRQVVKPDPNLVMVFNTDGSNLQWMWPQEVLAPWTAEPGKQIVVTVATVNDERIAAEGGRDGVHQRMHAVNDELFPGYTDAIVGTATVNHKYLWFTTGWVGPKLQRAVEEVDGLWLVGDSTFPAAGMSSMDAACGAGVLGARAIHARRQATA, via the coding sequence ATGGCCACCGACGAGTTCGATGTGATCGTGGTTGGCGCCGGGATGGCGGGCCTGGGCTGCGCCGGGGAGCTCGTCCTGCGCGGGGCCCGTCCGCTCCTGATCTGCGAGACCGCCGAGGTGGGCTCGCTGTTCCGGGCGACCTGGATCGGCAAGAATCGCGCCTTCGGTCAGTTCCCCACCCGGCAGCACGGCTACGACTGGTGGTTCCGACTCGCCCGCGCCCTCAACGTGCCGCTGAACCTGTATCCCGGTCCGGACGTCGAGGCCACCGTGCGCGGTTCCGGCGCCTTCCACCCGTTGCACCGCGCGGTGTCGAGCGCGGCGCTGACCGAGACCGTCGCGAAGATCGTCGGCCTGCCGGTCGAGCACCTGCGACCGTCCTTCGAGGACGTGATGCACCGAGCCCTGGCGATCCCGTTCGACGATCTGATGCAGCTTCACGACGTCCCGCTGGGGCAGTGGGTGGAGGACCAGAAGGCCGACGAGTTGGCGGCGCAGATCGTGCTCACGCTGTGTGCGAACGTCAACGCGGTCAGCGTCGAGGAGGCCCGGGAACACCTGTCCGTGTTCGGGGCCTTCGGCTACCTACGGGGGTTCCTCTGCGGCGAGGCCGACATGGTGATCATGAATCCCGATCCCCGCGAGGCACTGGCGATCCCGCTGGCCCGGGCGATCGAGGCCCGGGGCGGCACGGTCTGGCGGGGGCGGAAGGTGACCGAGGTACCCGTCGCGAACGGACGCGCCGGCACGGTCGTGCTGGAGGACGGGACCGAGGTGAGTGCGCCCGCGGTCGCCCTCGCGTGCGGCCCCAGCCGGATCGGCGCGTTGCTGAACCCGGTTCCCGACGAGCTCCACGCACCCTTGGCGAACTACGACCGCATGGTGCCGAAGAACGAGTTCAGCACGATCGCCGTCCTGGACCGGCAGGTCGTCAAGCCCGACCCGAACCTGGTGATGGTCTTCAACACCGATGGCTCGAACCTGCAGTGGATGTGGCCGCAGGAGGTCCTCGCGCCGTGGACCGCGGAACCCGGCAAGCAGATCGTCGTCACGGTGGCGACCGTGAACGACGAGCGCATCGCCGCCGAGGGTGGTCGCGACGGCGTGCATCAGCGGATGCACGCCGTGAACGACGAACTCTTCCCTGGCTACACCGACGCGATCGTCGGCACGGCCACGGTGAACCACAAATATCTGTGGTTCACCACCGGTTGGGTCGGTCCGAAACTCCAGCGGGCGGTCGAGGAGGTCGACGGGCTGTGGCTCGTCGGCGACAGCACCTTCCCCGCCGCCGGGATGAGCAGCATGGACGCCGCGTGCGGCGCAGGAGTGTTGGGCGCGCGTGCCATCCACGCCCGGCGCCAGGCAACCGCCTGA